The genomic stretch CAGTCTCGCCCCCTCCCCTCTTTCGCCTCGGCGTCGGGATTTCCACGGCCGGGCGGTCGTCCTCGATCGCTGCAAGGCTGGTGGCTTCCGCGCCGGCCCTCGGGCGGGTGAAGGCCGCGAGGCCGGTTGCTTTCTTTGCCATAGGTTTCTCTCCTTCAATACGCTCTTACGTATTTAGCTATTTACGTTCTAAGGTGTCCTTGATCCACGCCCACAAAGCCCGGATTTCCTCGGCTGCCCTGCCCTCGGCCTCGAACTCCGTCACGGCGCTGCCGGTCGTGACGGCGCGGGCGAACGCGCGCCGGTCGGTAATCTCGCCGGGGACGATCGGCAGGCCGTAGGCTTCCAGCGCCGCGCGCGTCTCCCCGATCTCGGGCGCGCGGAACGGGCAGGCGGACAGGACGAACGCACCGCGCACCTTCGCGGCCGTCACGATCTCGACGGCGGCCGGGACCGCAGCGAGGTCAAACGCGGAAGGTCGGACCGGAATCAAGACCAGCTCCGACCTCCGGGCTATCTGGCCGGCCGCCGGGGCGGCATGGGGCGGGGCGTCCACTACTGCCAAGGTCATACCCTCGCCCTCGGCCGCCCTAAGCGCGGCGTCCAGTTCCCCGGCCTGCG from Thalassobaculum sp. OXR-137 encodes the following:
- the parA gene encoding ParA family partition ATPase, with the protein product MNVIAFLSQKGGSGKTTLSVHTAVAAEATGERVCVIDADPQESATAWASAREAGTPIVATAQAGELDAALRAAEGEGMTLAVVDAPPHAAPAAGQIARRSELVLIPVRPSAFDLAAVPAAVEIVTAAKVRGAFVLSACPFRAPEIGETRAALEAYGLPIVPGEITDRRAFARAVTTGSAVTEFEAEGRAAEEIRALWAWIKDTLERK